The genome window TTCTTTATGATTTTTTCTTGTGTATGTAGATTCATTTTAATTTCTCCTAAATCTATTATCTAGGAGAAATTGTACTTTATTTTTTAGTAAATTGTCAGATTAAGTCTTAACTAGTACATCTTAATTAAAATGGGTTCTTGCCCATTTTAATAATTTAAAATTTATATATTTTTATTTCTTCATTAAATCTTCTGGCTTTGCATAATAAAAACCTTGTCCATAATCAATCCCTAGTTCTTTTACTACATTATGAACTTTCTTATTATCAATAAATTCTGCGACTGTTTTGATTTGTGATTTTTTTGCAAGGATTAGAATAGATTCTACAATGTTTCTTGAGTTTATATCTTTATCAATATTTTTTATTAAACTACCGTCAATTTTTATAATATCAGGTTTCATATTAAGTAGTTGTGTGAAGTTTGAATACCCACTTCCAAAATCATCAATTGCAACTTTACAGTTGTATTTTCTTACTAGATTTATAAATAAATTAATTTGTTCATAGTCTTTTATTTCAGAGCTTTCAAGTATTTCAAAAGTGATTAAGTTTGCAATCTTTTCATTGCATTGTAATAAAAATGCAATATAATTTAGTACATTGCTGTTAATTAAATCTTCAAATGATATATTGATAGATATAGGTATATTTGTTGATTTCAAAAACTCAATTGATTTTCTTAATACATTTTTTGTTATTTGAGAATACATCTTTGATTTTTTAGAAATTTCAAGAAATTCATAGGGAGATATAATTTTATTTTCTTTTTCATCAATAAGTCTTACAAGGGATTCATATTTTACTACCTCTTTTGTTTCCAATGAAACAATTGCTTGAAAATAAGGTACGATATTGTCATTTTCTAAAGCATCTTTTATCTTTATCAACATATCAAGGTTTTTAAAGTCACTTGCTTTTTCATTAATATCATAATTATATCTAGCTATTTTATTAAAGCTTTTTTTATTTCTAGAGATTGCTTCTTCTGCTGTTAGTAAATATGGAACAGTATCTGATATTCCTATATTTATTGATACAGGTATTTCAAAGTTATCATATATGAATTTATGGGATTCAAATTTAAGCATTAAATTAATTGCTTTTGTATTTACATATTCAATTTTTTCATTTTCATAAAAAACTGCAAAAATATCACCATAAAGTCTATATGTTAATTTAGATTCCTCTTTTAATAAATTTGCAACAGATATTAATATCTCATCTGCACCTTCATAACCAATCAATGAATTTAATTTTTTAAAATCAATTATATCTATTAGTAAAAGAGTTCCTTTTTTATTTTTTAAATCATTATTTAGAGCATTTCTACCTTTTAGTTTTGTAAGTTCATCATAGGATAATAAAAACTCTTTTTCTTTTTGGTACTGAACAACCTTTGTAATATCAACCCTAATAACCATAAATTCTAAGATCTTATCATTTTTATCTTTTAGTGGTACAACAGTTGTTATAAAGTGTTTTATATCACCATTTTTGCATAAACCTTTAAGTTGACCTTTCCAAAAACCTTTTTCTTTAATAATCTTAATTCCATCTAATATAAATTCTTTTTTTATCTCACTAGGGAATAAGTCATGATGGTCTCTTCCTATTAATTCTTCTTTTGTATATCCAAATGTTTCACAAAAAAGTTCATTAACGTGAAGTATTTTTAAATCGTTTGATAATCTTAATATTATGGTTGTTTTATCTAATGTTTCTTCATATAGCTTAGAGATGCTATTTATATTTTCAAGTTTGTCATAGGTTATATTAAATTGTTTTTTTAAAAACTCTTTTCTTTCCTCAAGCTCTGTAATATCGGTTCTTAACGCAATATATTCAATGATTTTACCATCTGAATCTAAAATAGGATTTATAATAGTATCTACCCAATAATGACTACCATCTTTTTTTTTGTTTTTTATTTTACCTTTCCAAACTTGTTTCAAGTCTTTTATTGTATGCCACATTGTTTTAAAAATTTGAGAACTCATATCTTCATGTCTAATTATCTTGTGAGGTTTCCCTAACAATTCATTACTCTTGTAACCAGAAGTCTTACAAAACTTATCATTTACATAAGTTATATTACCTTTACTATCTGTTTTAGAAACAATTGAATATTTATCTATGGTCTCTTTATATTGATTAAGTAGTTTGTACTTGGATTTAGTCATATTTAAGCTACTTAGAATATCAAGTGAGTTATCAATTTTATAAATTAATTCTTCGATTGTAATAGGTTTTTTTAGAAAATCAAAAAAAGTAAAATTTAGATTTTTTTTAATATTTAAAAATTGATTAGAAATGGGGTCTGCAATAACAATTACAAATAAACCTGGTTTATTTTTTGATAATGATTTTAATAGTTCTAAATAGTCTTCTTTCATATCAATTATTAATAAACTTATATCTAAGCTACTAAATAAAAAATTAATGTTTTGTATTTTAGTTGAGACAAATGAATTATAGTTTTTAGAAGATGATAATGATATGAATTTTTTGTAATTATTATTTACTATATTACTTGAGATTAAAATACTTTTATTTTTTTCATTAAATACTTGTTCAATTAAAAAGTGATTTATATTTTGCATATTTGACCTCAAAATAATATTATTATAATCCAATTAAATAATAATATATCATTATCTTTTAAACATATAAAATTTTAAAATAACCCTTGAATAGGAAATTCTAAAGTTTGTAATATTAATTATTTTATCAATATAAAAATGATTTTAGACTTAAATAAAATATATCTAGAAAAATTAAACTAAGATTTTAATAATAATTTATACTATTTGTCTTTAAATTAAATATATAATTTTGATATTTTTAATAAGTGACTTTGTTACTACTTTATTAAATGTAAAAAATCTAAACCTTTTTTATTGGTATTTCTTATGATTTACGGCTAAAATATAAATAAAAAATAAAGGAAAAAATTGAGTTTTTTTATTAGCAGTGAAAATATAAATATTCCAAATATGATTTATGGTACAGCTTGGAAAAAAGATAAAACGTCAAGCTTGGTTTATGAAGCTTTAAGAGAAGGTTTTAAAGGAATTGATACAGCAGGACAACCAAGACATTATAATGAAAAAGGAGTAGGAGAGGGGATAGATAAATCTTTTAAAGATAATATTATTAAAAGAGATGAGTTATATATTCAAACAAAATTTACTCCAATTGATGGTCAAGATAAAAATAATATGCCATATTTAATAACAGATGATTTAAAAACACAAATTAGAAAATCTTTTGAAAAGTCAAAATTGAACTTAAAAGTTGAATATATAGATTCTTATATTTTACATTCTCCTATTTTCCCTGGTAAAAAGTTAATTGAAGCTTGGCTTACTATGGAAGAGTTTTATCATTCAAAAGAAATTGGCCAATTAGGAATCAGCAATTGTTATGATTTAGATGTTTTGAAATATTTATATAATAATAGTGAAGTTAAGCCAGCAATAGTACAAAATAGGTTTTATGCACAAAGTGGATATGACAAAGAGATTAGAGTTTGGTGTAAGCAAATGGGAATTTTATATCAAAGTTTTTGGTCTTTGACTGCAAATCCAGAAATTGTAAACTCATCGCTAATTAATCAATTGTCAAAAAAATATAATAAAACAAAAGAACAGATTTTTTATAAGTTTTTAAATGAACTTGGAATAATTCCTTTAAATGGAACAACATCAAATGAGCATATGAAGTTAGATTTAAATATAAAAGATTTTAATTTAGAAAAAGCAGAAATAGAAACTATTAATAATATGTTATAGGGTAAAGGTTATTGAACCTTTACACCATATTTTTGAAGCATCTCTACCCAAGATACTTTATTTCCTTTTGTATCAAATACAGAAGGTGTTCCTCTAACACCTAATTTATTTGCAATTTCCATTTGTTCTTCAAGAGTTTTTTCTAGTTTTGCTAACTCTTTTTCATCTATTTTTCTATTTACAAAAGCAGGAGTATCAGCTTTTGTAGTTGTCATAGCTTTTACTTTGTCACCATAAGATTTTTGACTCATAATATAAATTGAAATATCTTTTGCATTTGCATGACTTGGTAAAGGATAGAAAAATACTCTAATTTTTACTTTATCTTCAATTTGTGAAAAATATGATTCAAATTTTTTACAATATGGGCATTCTGGATCTGTAAATAATACATATTCATCATTACCTTTTCCAAAAGTGAAAGCTTCTTTCCCAAGTGTAGGCTTTATATCAACTGGTAAGTCTGGAATATCAAGTGCTCTTCCTGATTCTGTATTTACAACATCTCCAGCAATTAAATATTTTTTATCTTTTGTTAAGTATATTTTACTTTGTTGACCTCTAACAGTTACATTTAAAAGATATAAATCCCCTGAATCAAAACCTCTAAGAACTTTTACTTGAGCACCTTGAAAAAGATTTAATGATTCAATCTCTTTAACTAATTTGTCTGAAATTTGTTCCATTGCATTTGCAAATGATGTTAATGCAAAAAGAACTAAAACTGTTTTTATAAGTTTTAACATTTTTTTTTCCTAGTTTTAAAAATAGCTAATATCATACAGTTTTTATGTTTAGAAATTGTGAAGTTTTTGCTTATAAAATCAATTTTGCAATAATATAAGTGGTGATAAATGAAAATAAAATACCATATCCCACAATAGCAGAACTTAACCTTGGAGCAAGTCCTGCCATAGATGCAATTGCACCAGCAGTTATCATAGGTGCCATTCCTGCTTCAAATATTGAAACAAGGGCAGATGTTGAATTCCATCCAAAAAGTTTAATTATAAAATATGCAATTATTGGAGCAACTATTAATTTAATAAATAAAGAAACACTAAATGGTTTTATTTCATGTCCTGGAAGTTTTAATTGTAATTGAAGTCCAACTGCAACAAGGGCTACTGGTACAATCGTGCTTGCAAAAGAGCTTAAAACTGAGCTTATTATAGGATGATATTCAATACCCATCAAAAATAATGATAAAACTAAAGCAATAAATGGAGGGAAAGTTATAACCTTAAAACCAATTATTCTTAATGTTAAATTATCTTTA of Arcobacter arenosus contains these proteins:
- a CDS encoding aldo/keto reductase family protein, whose translation is MSFFISSENINIPNMIYGTAWKKDKTSSLVYEALREGFKGIDTAGQPRHYNEKGVGEGIDKSFKDNIIKRDELYIQTKFTPIDGQDKNNMPYLITDDLKTQIRKSFEKSKLNLKVEYIDSYILHSPIFPGKKLIEAWLTMEEFYHSKEIGQLGISNCYDLDVLKYLYNNSEVKPAIVQNRFYAQSGYDKEIRVWCKQMGILYQSFWSLTANPEIVNSSLINQLSKKYNKTKEQIFYKFLNELGIIPLNGTTSNEHMKLDLNIKDFNLEKAEIETINNML
- a CDS encoding AEC family transporter, which codes for MENFVLILLAIIAGYLLKHLKILPKDAPVALNQFVIYISLPAMILLQIPKLHFSMDMMIPVIISWLVMFITAVLTLLVSKLFSFSKEITGSLLLVTILTNSSFMGIPIVNAYMGEEALPYVLVYDQLGTFIALATYGTFIASYYASKDNLTLRIIGFKVITFPPFIALVLSLFLMGIEYHPIISSVLSSFASTIVPVALVAVGLQLQLKLPGHEIKPFSVSLFIKLIVAPIIAYFIIKLFGWNSTSALVSIFEAGMAPMITAGAIASMAGLAPRLSSAIVGYGILFSFITTYIIAKLIL
- a CDS encoding DsbC family protein codes for the protein MLKLIKTVLVLFALTSFANAMEQISDKLVKEIESLNLFQGAQVKVLRGFDSGDLYLLNVTVRGQQSKIYLTKDKKYLIAGDVVNTESGRALDIPDLPVDIKPTLGKEAFTFGKGNDEYVLFTDPECPYCKKFESYFSQIEDKVKIRVFFYPLPSHANAKDISIYIMSQKSYGDKVKAMTTTKADTPAFVNRKIDEKELAKLEKTLEEQMEIANKLGVRGTPSVFDTKGNKVSWVEMLQKYGVKVQ
- a CDS encoding EAL domain-containing protein translates to MQNINHFLIEQVFNEKNKSILISSNIVNNNYKKFISLSSSKNYNSFVSTKIQNINFLFSSLDISLLIIDMKEDYLELLKSLSKNKPGLFVIVIADPISNQFLNIKKNLNFTFFDFLKKPITIEELIYKIDNSLDILSSLNMTKSKYKLLNQYKETIDKYSIVSKTDSKGNITYVNDKFCKTSGYKSNELLGKPHKIIRHEDMSSQIFKTMWHTIKDLKQVWKGKIKNKKKDGSHYWVDTIINPILDSDGKIIEYIALRTDITELEERKEFLKKQFNITYDKLENINSISKLYEETLDKTTIILRLSNDLKILHVNELFCETFGYTKEELIGRDHHDLFPSEIKKEFILDGIKIIKEKGFWKGQLKGLCKNGDIKHFITTVVPLKDKNDKILEFMVIRVDITKVVQYQKEKEFLLSYDELTKLKGRNALNNDLKNKKGTLLLIDIIDFKKLNSLIGYEGADEILISVANLLKEESKLTYRLYGDIFAVFYENEKIEYVNTKAINLMLKFESHKFIYDNFEIPVSINIGISDTVPYLLTAEEAISRNKKSFNKIARYNYDINEKASDFKNLDMLIKIKDALENDNIVPYFQAIVSLETKEVVKYESLVRLIDEKENKIISPYEFLEISKKSKMYSQITKNVLRKSIEFLKSTNIPISINISFEDLINSNVLNYIAFLLQCNEKIANLITFEILESSEIKDYEQINLFINLVRKYNCKVAIDDFGSGYSNFTQLLNMKPDIIKIDGSLIKNIDKDINSRNIVESILILAKKSQIKTVAEFIDNKKVHNVVKELGIDYGQGFYYAKPEDLMKK